GAACGCCAATCCTTCCACCTGACTACCGGTAGGTCGTGGCTAACGCATCCTAGTTCGCGGTGTTAAGAAGCGATCAAGGGGACGGATTCTTCGTTTCCTTAAGACGTGCTGACCAGCAGCACGCAGCAGCGCCACGGATCACCTCAGCTTGGCCAACACCCTTCCAACCCACTGCTCGAATCGTTCCCAAGTCGCAGCTTGCCGCCGTGTCCGCGGGGGTTCTTCGTCTCGTAGCAGGTCGATTGCGTCAACGAGATCCCAGTAGGGCTCATGCACAAAGTCTGAGCCGGCGCGGTCGCTGTAGAGGGCAAGGAAGCGGTCCGCGGACGCGAGGTCGTAATCCCCCACCAGGTTGAGACGCATGCGCGCCAAGTCGATCGACCGGGGTCCCCTGCAGGCCGTCGGCCAGTCCACGATCCCGGCGATCCGACTCTTGGCCACGAGGATGTTTCCAGGATGGTAGTCGCGGTGGATAAAGCGGCCTTCATCGTGAGGTGCCGGTCCGCCCAGAACGTCGAGGACCCGCGCCCAAAGGGCCGACCGTGAAGACCATCCCAAAATCGGTTGGGTCGGCAAAGGCTCGTAGGGCGCATAGGTGGGCAGCGCTTGGATACGGACGGGGGTGACGGCGTGGACTTGGCACAGAACCGCTGCCGCTTCCTGAAGGTATGCGTCAAAGTTGGCAAGGCGTCGGCGGACTGGCCGCCCTGAGATTCGCGTCTCCAGCAATGTCGGCACGTCACACCATTTGGGCTCTACATCCTCGGCAACGAGCCGGGGCGCGGGAACGTTCACCTCGGCCAAGATCCTCAGCGCCTCGGCTTCCTGTTCTGGTCGATACCACGGATCGCTATCGAGGCGATTGACATCAACGTACCGCCGCAGTGCGAGTCGCCGGATCTGACCAGACTCGTCGACGATGTCCACGGCGTGCATCTCGGTGGAGCTTCTGCCCATCCAGACCACGGTAAGGACGCTGTAGCGCGAACCGATCGTTTGAGCGATCCACTCCAGTGTCCGCCGCGGGATTTTCGCGTGCTTCAGCATTTCAGCGCGGACTTTCGATCCTGCACCAGTTCGCGGTATACATCCATTTGCCCAATTGTCCGCAACCTAACACCGCCTTTGGCCGCCCGGGTGGTGCTTGTTAAGAATCGATGAGGACTTCGTCCAGTCGCGCGATCATCTGGACGATGGTCGAGGT
This genomic stretch from Candidatus Dormiibacterota bacterium harbors:
- a CDS encoding phosphotransferase is translated as MLKHAKIPRRTLEWIAQTIGSRYSVLTVVWMGRSSTEMHAVDIVDESGQIRRLALRRYVDVNRLDSDPWYRPEQEAEALRILAEVNVPAPRLVAEDVEPKWCDVPTLLETRISGRPVRRRLANFDAYLQEAAAVLCQVHAVTPVRIQALPTYAPYEPLPTQPILGWSSRSALWARVLDVLGGPAPHDEGRFIHRDYHPGNILVAKSRIAGIVDWPTACRGPRSIDLARMRLNLVGDYDLASADRFLALYSDRAGSDFVHEPYWDLVDAIDLLRDEEPPRTRRQAATWERFEQWVGRVLAKLR